The bacterium sequence AAATTCGTCGGCGTACCCGGGTTGTTGGTATTTTCCCAAATCAAGAATCATGCTTAAGATTGATCACAGCAGTATTGCAGGAAATTCATGAAGGATGGATTGTTGGGAGAAAATATATAAACTTTGAAAATAATAAGGACGAGGAGAACCTTGAATTACCAATTTACAGAAAAAATGTTGCATAATCTCATTTTTTTATATCGATCTTGGGCAGAGTTATAACATCTATTAAACAGCACATCTAGTATTTCAGGTAACAAATCAATCGTATCACATTCACGCAATACATCAGCTATTTGCCATGATAAGTGCCACATTTTTTTTCTAACATCTTTATCAAATCCATCTTCATTCTTTTCAGCATTAACAATATTGTCATAGAGGCTATATATTTCCATAAATTTCATATACACAATAAAAATAGCCTCTTCTTCCTTTTTCTTTAACTCATTCTTTTCTTGTACGTTATTTGATATCCAGATAGAAATGAGACTTAAAAAAATACCGCTTAATACGCCTATTGCCCATTCCCAAATATTCATCTTTCACTCCTATCTATAGACATATAACGTGACCATCTGCGGCGGCGATTAGCCGTCCGTAGCATGTCATGGTTATGTGCCCCGCCACTTCTTCTTGCACTTCTGGCAGAGCTCCATCTTCTTCCTTTCTGGCCAGGAAACGGGGTCTATCAATGGCAGCTTGAACATCTCTTCGTAATATTTTTCTACCAAGGGTAATTCGTCGGGACTTATCATTACGATGCCTCGGGGATTCTCCATCTTGTGAATGATTTTGGCGTTTACCTCTTGGCGTAACTCCTTCATGCGAGTGCCAAATAGCTGTCCACGAATACAGTTGTGACAGATGTTTGGTTTTTTGGGATTGGCCTTGTTCAGCATTTTGGCAACTGCGTTATAGAATGCGGTGTCAGCGTTACGCACTGCAAGAGCGATTGCCATTGCGTGTCTCATCTTCTCGCTTAGCGTGGTACTCCTGCGATACTCCAATAATGCTTCACTGGCAGAACCCATGGGAACAAGGAGGAAGTCATGCGGAAGTATGAGCCTGTTGTTGATAATATGCGCACCAGCCTTTCGCAGCCAGTCGTTTGGCGACTCTATTGTCCATCCATGTCTCATGTTTTGCTCACATAACGATTGGCTCTCTTGCGGCGCGCTAAACCGGCTCTTTCCAAATGCCACATTGAAAATGTTTCCAGCGGCATGACGTGACTCCGCATTTAGCGAAATGCGTCGCGGACGCCGACATTTACCCAAAGCCGAATTGAAATAAAAGAACAAAACGTTACTGGCGCGTCCGTCAGCAAATATGGGTTATACAATAATCTCAAAGTTTAAAAGACGGCCCGATAACAATCTTAAAATATCTTATTTTCTGCTCATCTTCCACAGAACTGTTTTTGATTTGATTTGCCAATCCAAATAAATATTTACATATAAAATTCAACTTAATGTTTGGAGTTATCTTGTAGCTTATCCCCGCCCCTAAATTAACACCAATATTTAGTTTTGCAATCTGAGACGAGATGTTTTTATCGTATTCCATCAAAGAGTTATAAACATGATTAAATTTTTCTCTGCCTGAAAGCAAAACCGTTATTTCCGGCCCTGCTTCAAGAAATATGTTTAAATATTTTTGCTTAATATAAAACTTCACCAAAACAGGGATTTCAATATAATCCAAATACTGGCATATTTTATACTTACCCAAGACTTTTCCATTATTATCTGCAGCAGTTTGTTCTTCCGTACTACCACCCAGCTGGCTATAAAATAACCCTGCTTCAATAAATATATTTTTTTTAAACCTTGTGTCAACTGAAGCACCAAAACTTAGTCCTATTTTGGAATTATTATACGGTCCGTATACCGGGAATGAACTCTGTCCGGTCAATCTTGATCCGGCAACTCCTGCCCATAGGTTTATATTAATATTTTTCTTTTCAATAATTAAAGATTGAGAATAAATACTTGCAGTCATGCTGATTAAAAACAAAACACAAACAACAATTAATTTTTTTCCTTTGCTTTTCATTTTTTTCCCCTTGTTAGTCCATTTTATTTAAGTTAACAATTCTGATAAAACTCACTTTTTTAAAAATTACAAATTCCATAAAAACGTAAGTGATGCGCATTTAACATAGCAGTTTAATTAACTATTGTAACTCTTCGAACAATCCAACTTGAATTCCCAGCAACCGCAGATTCAGCTCTAACTTTGATTGTATACACCCCAGATGGTGTATTATTACCTACTTTCCATACAATCATTTGAAAATTTGGACTTGATTGGTGTAGTTCAACTTTTTCATATACCTTCTGGCCTATTACATTATAAACCACTGACCTGATGTTTGCAGGATAAAAATTATAGTCTGTATCAAGGATAAGCAGACTCATGCTTTCTTTGACCTGATCACCGGAACCAGCAGGGTTTGGGAACGCGATGCTCGCCGTAAAATCAAATCTCCATATTGTAGCAGCAAAAACAATTGCTGTGCATAACAAAATTGTACTAACTATTAAAACCATATTTTTTTGCTTAAAATTAAATTGGTTAAACATAAATTACCCCCATAATTTTCATTATCAACAATTTAGTATAAATGCGCATCACTTTGAAATATAAAAATACCTGATATAGTAATTCATTTGTATAACGACCTATTTCTGCGGCGCGCCAAACCGACACCATCCAAACCCACGATTAAAATTTTGCCAGCGGCACGAAACGTTGCCGCACATTGAGAAACAAATCTCGGACGCCAGCACGCTACAAAAGCCGAATTGAAATTAATGAACGAAACGTCGCTGGCGCATCCGTCAGCAAATTTGTGTTAGCAATTTTCAGCTAAATATTGTTCAACTGAATTAATAACTTTTTTTGCAATTAATATTCCTTGATCGCATATTTTATCATCGGGATCATATTCTGGAAGAACGCTGCCAATTGGATATTTTGAGGGCATATATATTGTATTAAGAAAATCACAATCATCGTCTGTTATATCAATTTGAATATCCTTACTTTGCAATAAATACTTTAATTCAAGAATGTCATGCGTTCGTTTCATCTTTATAGACTTCTCAATTAATATTGCTTTTATTGATTTTTCGACAGATTGTTGTATATTTTGAAGGCAGGTATTGTAGAGATGGCTTTCCTTTAAAATTTGTGATGAATCTAAATTTTCATTCGCATAGATTAACCATATTTTTGTTTCATCTTTCATATACTATCTCACCACTTTTGATCTCATCTATAAAAAATCCTTCTGCATTGACAGACAAGGGAATTATATCAACCGGAAGAATTTTTGCAACACTTCTTACAAGTTTTCGATATTTCATTGCGAGAGATAAATATGTTTCATCACTTGTTTGGAAAACAGCGACATCAATATCATTTGGAGTGTCTGAGTTAACAAAGGAACCGAATAATACAATTCGCTGTACTTCTTTTTCCAATGCAAGTGTTTCACGGATTTGATT is a genomic window containing:
- a CDS encoding transposase, whose translation is IRRRTRVVGIFPNQESCLRLITAVLQEIHEGWIVGRKYINFENNKDEENLELPIYRKNVA
- a CDS encoding PorT family protein; the encoded protein is MKSKGKKLIVVCVLFLISMTASIYSQSLIIEKKNININLWAGVAGSRLTGQSSFPVYGPYNNSKIGLSFGASVDTRFKKNIFIEAGLFYSQLGGSTEEQTAADNNGKVLGKYKICQYLDYIEIPVLVKFYIKQKYLNIFLEAGPEITVLLSGREKFNHVYNSLMEYDKNISSQIAKLNIGVNLGAGISYKITPNIKLNFICKYLFGLANQIKNSSVEDEQKIRYFKIVIGPSFKL
- a CDS encoding HEPN domain-containing protein, whose amino-acid sequence is MKDETKIWLIYANENLDSSQILKESHLYNTCLQNIQQSVEKSIKAILIEKSIKMKRTHDILELKYLLQSKDIQIDITDDDCDFLNTIYMPSKYPIGSVLPEYDPDDKICDQGILIAKKVINSVEQYLAENC
- a CDS encoding nucleotidyltransferase domain-containing protein; this encodes MSIFKASKMITSTKQKEKIKNQIRETLALEKEVQRIVLFGSFVNSDTPNDIDVAVFQTSDETYLSLAMKYRKLVRSVAKILPVDIIPLSVNAEGFFIDEIKSGEIVYER